The Mytilus galloprovincialis chromosome 7, xbMytGall1.hap1.1, whole genome shotgun sequence genome has a window encoding:
- the LOC143081725 gene encoding uncharacterized protein LOC143081725 yields the protein MYTSNMFMNYSNYNRFSQTPQENHDKSEWMECPKNEREWSIGNVVELKTEYEKSKLTHKDYLKQTCLGTDNIKDMPTYGRSKTERFGARCQYGAEEILSEWRKSYSGTNDYGTKLTNLHKSIGLPSNVDRISSYTDNANRGPIVSRDGGLTLGDGMQKREDDFISGTGKKPDGLPPVGGKKGKETDNNDKDWSERSPFEPMDITKKIGNAAKNISQSVVSNIVSESLCSVIDSSREKGFQNTDIPKILTNAVGNSMQTIKDEGLKESTSFLSEWLPTVAPQLKCVESPLKKFSFIWELISVLRDYSKDRITLWQIVKWFFSKAVYIGIELFISSIFGPVGCVFATLISIFKNVITHLIKSFI from the exons atgtatacgagcaatatgtttatgaattattcCAATTATAATCGATTCAGTCAAACACCACAAGAGAACCATGATAAAAGTGAATGGATGGAATGTCCCAAAAATGAAAGGGAATGGAGCATTGGTAATGTAGTAGAGCTGAAGACTGAATATGAGAAATCGAAACTAACACATAAAGACTACTTAAAACAAACATGTTTAGGAACGGACAACATTAAGGATATGCCAACATACGGCAGGAGTAAAACAG AAAGGTTTGGTGCACGATGTCAATACGGTGCTGAAGAGATTTTATCAGAATGGAGAAAATCTTATTCTGGAACCAATGACTACGGAACAAAACTTACCAACCTGCATAAAAGTATCGGTCTTCCAAGCAATGTAGACAGAATATCTTCGTATACTGATAACGCAAACAGAGGTCCTATAG TATCTAGAGATGGAGGGCTGACACTAGGTGATGGCATGCAAAAAAGAGAGGATGATTTTATTTCAGGCACAGGCAAAAAACCAGATGGGCTACCTCCTGTAGGAGGCAAAAAAGGCAAAGAAACTGACAATAATGATAAAGATTGGTCAGAGAGAAGTCCTTTTGAACCGATggacattacaaaaaaaatcggAAATGCAGCTAAGAATATAAGTCAATCGGTTGTTTCGAATATCGTATCTGAATCTCTTTGCTCTGTCATTGATTCAAGCAGAGAAAAGGGTTTTCAGAACACAGATATTCCGAAAATCCTAACTAACGCAGTCGGTAACTCAATGCAAACAATTAAAGACGAAGGTTTAAAAGAATCAACGAGCTTTCTTTCGGAATGGTTACCAACGGTAGCACCACAATTGAAATGTGTTGAAAGTCCACTGAAGAAATTTTCCTTCATTTGGGAGCTCATTTCAGTGCTTAGAGATTATTCTAAAGATCGTATAACACTATGGCAAATAGTAAAATGGTTCTTCAGCAAAGCAGTTTATATTggtattgaactttttatatcatCTATATTTGGTCCTGTAGGATGTGTATTCGCAACTCTCATATCCATATTTAAAAACGTAATCACACATTTGATAAAAAGTTTCATATAA